Proteins encoded together in one Leptospira semungkisensis window:
- the smpB gene encoding SsrA-binding protein, producing the protein MGKNKEKDLGPQPLVNKKARFNFELISFIEAGIVLSGSEVKSLREKKANLTDAFAKIKNGEVFLDSFSITPYKNGGYANHPEIRPRKLLLKRKEIEKLEKQVKEKGLVLVATKVYFKDNRWAKVELAVAKPKKLYDKREDLKKSDAKIEIARAMKTKNYS; encoded by the coding sequence ATGGGAAAGAACAAGGAAAAAGATTTAGGCCCTCAACCTCTGGTAAATAAAAAAGCCAGATTCAACTTCGAGCTGATCTCATTCATCGAAGCAGGCATAGTCTTGTCCGGATCCGAAGTCAAAAGCTTGAGAGAAAAGAAGGCGAACCTTACCGACGCCTTTGCAAAGATCAAGAACGGTGAAGTCTTTCTAGACAGCTTCTCCATTACTCCATACAAGAATGGAGGTTATGCGAATCACCCTGAGATCCGACCTCGAAAACTTCTATTGAAGAGAAAAGAAATAGAGAAGCTAGAAAAGCAGGTCAAGGAGAAGGGCCTGGTCCTTGTAGCAACAAAAGTATATTTCAAAGACAATCGCTGGGCAAAGGTTGAACTAGCAGTCGCGAAACCTAAAAAGCTATATGATAAACGCGAAGATCTCAAGAAAAGCGACGCAAAAATAGAAATCGCGAGAGCGATGAAAACCAAGAATTACTCTTAA
- a CDS encoding bile acid:sodium symporter family protein — protein sequence MKDPFRKFFEYLHKHFFYFILASYLFGGIFPGLGLTIRDINFGTFTFLDGGKIKVSLSLVLLSLLLLNAGLGIKTSELFHLLKKPILLFVGLFANLSIPILFTFLVSFLMIVWHNPDEVQNILVGLALIASMPIAASSTAWSQKSNGNLALSLGLVVFSTILSPVTTPIGLHSIGFITTGDYSEDLHEIAGQGVGAFLFLSVLLPTIVGIGLHFLLPKDSAEKIKKPIKEINLLNLLILNYSNASVVLPQVFTNPDWDFLFVILLITGGLCSFSFFLGFVIARVFKTSDSEKSSLVFGLGMNNNGTGLVLASLSLADHPSVMLPIIFYNLVQHIVASYADNRLSGDRKEL from the coding sequence TTGAAGGATCCGTTTCGTAAATTCTTCGAGTATCTTCATAAGCATTTCTTTTATTTCATTTTAGCTTCTTATCTTTTCGGCGGGATCTTCCCCGGACTCGGGTTAACCATTCGAGATATAAATTTCGGGACATTCACTTTCTTGGATGGAGGAAAGATAAAAGTCTCTCTATCTCTGGTTCTTCTTTCATTACTTTTATTGAATGCTGGTTTAGGGATTAAGACTTCCGAACTATTTCATCTACTCAAGAAGCCGATTCTTCTTTTTGTAGGATTGTTTGCGAACTTATCTATTCCAATACTATTTACCTTTCTAGTTTCTTTTCTGATGATCGTCTGGCATAATCCGGACGAAGTGCAGAATATTCTCGTAGGTCTTGCACTAATTGCGTCCATGCCGATTGCAGCTTCGTCTACTGCATGGTCTCAAAAATCAAATGGGAATCTTGCTTTGAGTTTAGGACTCGTAGTTTTTTCTACGATACTTAGCCCGGTTACTACTCCGATCGGCTTGCATTCCATAGGCTTTATCACAACTGGAGATTATTCGGAAGATCTGCATGAGATTGCTGGGCAAGGAGTTGGCGCCTTCTTATTCTTATCTGTACTTCTTCCTACAATTGTAGGGATAGGATTGCACTTTCTATTGCCCAAGGATTCAGCGGAGAAGATTAAGAAACCGATCAAGGAGATCAATCTACTGAATCTTCTTATTTTAAATTATTCGAATGCTTCTGTTGTCCTTCCTCAGGTATTCACAAATCCGGATTGGGACTTTCTATTCGTGATCCTTTTGATCACTGGAGGACTTTGCTCCTTCTCCTTCTTTCTGGGATTTGTGATCGCGAGAGTGTTTAAGACCTCCGATTCGGAGAAATCTTCTTTAGTATTCGGATTAGGTATGAATAATAATGGGACTGGTCTAGTGCTCGCCTCTCTGAGTTTGGCGGATCATCCTTCCGTTATGCTTCCTATTATCTTTTATAATTTAGTGCAGCATATTGTTGCGAGTTATGCGGACAACCGGCTATCCGGAGACCGAAAGGAATTATGA
- a CDS encoding serine/threonine protein kinase, whose amino-acid sequence MEIPGKEFYNRLDIDSVLTAVEDAGFPVSGHCLALNSLENRVYDVGLEEGGRLVVKFYRPARWTLHQILEEHSFLKELEEAEIPVIAPLPLENGVTVRETKGIYYTLWPLQKGRLVEELTEENLPILGRLLARIHNIGSSKPSQHRLNLDLKNFGEEPLRFLQEKAFLPKFLQARHEAACKQIFNRYTEVSKSIPLHRIHGDCHKGNLIHTKDGFCFIDFDDFVTGPAVQDFWMLLPFGDSRSDYERELFLSGYKEFREFSDTWFDLVEPLRGLRYIHYSAWIAKRWEDPSFPNAFPHFGTDEYWEKETTDLERLAFQLPQSTEERSPASRSEESELTNKDFFWDLE is encoded by the coding sequence ATGGAGATTCCGGGCAAAGAATTCTATAACCGACTGGACATAGACTCCGTTTTGACAGCTGTAGAAGATGCGGGATTTCCAGTCTCCGGACATTGCCTCGCCTTAAACAGTTTGGAAAACCGTGTCTACGATGTAGGCTTGGAAGAAGGCGGAAGACTTGTCGTAAAATTCTATCGCCCTGCTCGCTGGACACTCCATCAAATATTAGAAGAACATTCTTTTCTAAAAGAGTTAGAAGAAGCTGAGATTCCAGTGATCGCACCACTCCCATTGGAAAATGGCGTCACAGTTAGGGAAACAAAAGGAATTTATTATACACTCTGGCCTCTCCAAAAAGGAAGATTGGTCGAAGAACTTACCGAAGAAAATCTTCCTATCTTAGGAAGATTGCTCGCAAGAATCCATAATATAGGATCATCTAAACCTTCTCAACATAGATTGAATTTGGATCTAAAGAATTTCGGAGAAGAGCCTTTGCGTTTCTTACAAGAGAAGGCGTTCCTACCGAAATTCTTACAGGCTCGTCACGAGGCTGCTTGCAAACAGATCTTTAACAGATATACCGAAGTTTCCAAATCCATTCCCCTCCATAGAATACACGGAGACTGTCATAAAGGAAATTTGATCCACACCAAGGACGGATTTTGCTTCATCGACTTCGACGATTTTGTAACCGGTCCCGCTGTCCAAGACTTCTGGATGCTTCTCCCCTTTGGAGACTCTAGATCCGATTATGAAAGAGAATTATTTCTTTCCGGCTATAAAGAATTTCGAGAATTCTCAGATACTTGGTTCGACTTAGTAGAACCGTTACGTGGGTTACGCTATATTCATTATTCTGCATGGATCGCAAAGCGTTGGGAAGATCCTTCCTTTCCAAATGCTTTTCCTCATTTCGGGACGGACGAATACTGGGAGAAGGAAACGACCGATTTAGAAAGACTTGCCTTTCAACTTCCACAATCAACGGAAGAGAGATCCCCAGCTTCGAGATCCGAGGAAAGCGAACTTACCAATAAGGATTTCTTCTGGGATCTAGAGTAA
- the plsY gene encoding glycerol-3-phosphate 1-O-acyltransferase PlsY, which yields MNDLFILFLPVSFLIGSIPFGFLAAKYYGMDIREKGSGNIGATNVTRLLGWKVGLPVLLLDILKGAISPLTVFLLFGESAQVLALCSGVSAVLGHMFSPFLKFKGGKGVATSFGVFAVLAPGPILITLIVFLSLKKIFGFVSIGSIGGAITLPISYYILSLWEGRDFNTPVFWAICFTSGIILLLHRANFIRLLRGKEFASDKEKYGKSTE from the coding sequence ATGAACGATCTATTTATCCTATTCTTGCCGGTCTCCTTTTTGATCGGTTCCATTCCTTTTGGATTTCTTGCCGCAAAATACTACGGCATGGACATACGAGAAAAAGGAAGCGGTAATATTGGAGCGACCAATGTTACTAGGCTCCTTGGATGGAAAGTAGGATTGCCGGTCCTTCTTCTGGATATATTGAAGGGAGCAATTTCTCCTTTAACTGTGTTTTTATTATTCGGAGAGTCAGCGCAAGTTTTGGCACTTTGTTCGGGAGTCTCTGCAGTCTTAGGCCACATGTTTTCTCCCTTTTTAAAATTCAAGGGCGGGAAGGGAGTGGCCACAAGCTTCGGAGTTTTTGCTGTTCTTGCTCCCGGGCCTATACTCATCACTCTGATTGTATTCTTAAGCCTAAAGAAGATCTTCGGGTTTGTCTCCATAGGTTCGATAGGTGGAGCGATTACTCTTCCCATTTCTTATTATATACTTTCTCTATGGGAAGGAAGAGATTTCAATACTCCCGTCTTCTGGGCCATTTGCTTTACAAGCGGTATTATACTCTTATTGCATAGGGCAAATTTTATCCGCCTCTTACGCGGTAAGGAATTTGCCTCCGATAAGGAAAAATACGGAAAGAGTACCGAATAA
- a CDS encoding DMT family transporter, with protein sequence MFQSQSAKFFLLLVIAMISWGFAWPSAKSIVNSEPPIVIVFWRFLATALSLVPVLIWRKDSIALPDKKAVVQVILGGILYTIYNQFFLLGLSQGLAGAGGVLVTTMNPILTYIMVHAFQRKLPGSKEFFGLCIGLLGGFLLLKIWEGDWTLLFQSGNVYFLLCAFSWAILSMNSHSAGQKISPMVYSFYVFAIGTFIDFFLAFPYDLKGVFDNDLNFWVQLLYLSVISTTFGTTVYFYASSRLGSRTASSFIFLVPVTALLGSWIFLGEVPSISTLLGGILAIGSVFILNGNHSKKDENVEPVA encoded by the coding sequence ATGTTTCAGAGCCAATCCGCAAAATTCTTCTTACTCTTAGTCATCGCAATGATCAGCTGGGGCTTTGCTTGGCCTTCCGCAAAGTCCATTGTAAATTCGGAACCTCCAATTGTAATCGTGTTCTGGCGCTTTCTTGCAACTGCACTTTCTCTCGTGCCTGTATTGATTTGGAGAAAGGACTCGATTGCGCTTCCGGATAAAAAGGCAGTCGTGCAAGTGATTCTTGGCGGAATCCTATACACCATTTATAACCAGTTCTTTTTGCTCGGCTTGAGCCAAGGATTAGCTGGGGCAGGCGGAGTATTGGTCACTACCATGAATCCAATTCTCACATACATAATGGTGCATGCATTTCAGAGAAAGCTTCCTGGATCTAAGGAATTCTTCGGGTTGTGCATTGGACTCCTAGGTGGTTTTCTTCTTTTAAAAATTTGGGAAGGGGATTGGACACTCTTGTTCCAATCAGGAAATGTTTATTTCCTATTATGCGCGTTTAGCTGGGCTATCTTAAGCATGAACAGTCACAGCGCAGGGCAGAAAATTTCTCCGATGGTATACAGTTTCTATGTATTCGCGATCGGAACATTTATAGATTTCTTTTTGGCCTTTCCTTATGATCTAAAAGGCGTATTCGACAACGATCTGAACTTCTGGGTCCAGTTACTTTACCTTTCTGTAATATCTACAACGTTCGGAACTACGGTATATTTCTATGCATCGTCTAGATTGGGATCGAGGACAGCGAGTTCCTTTATTTTTTTGGTTCCGGTAACTGCTTTGTTAGGGAGCTGGATCTTTTTAGGAGAAGTGCCTTCGATAAGCACTCTACTCGGAGGAATACTGGCTATCGGGTCCGTATTCATACTGAATGGAAATCATTCTAAGAAGGATGAAAACGTAGAGCCGGTCGCTTAG
- a CDS encoding MFS transporter yields the protein MPWFTLAFIFFAMLPVTIIVPVYKEIIKDRLGGNSYGVAWFQSAAMLGSFVFSPFAGWLSDRLGTRKILIGIFSLLDAIFLALLPYMPDQASLFTLRFLEGGAHIFVIGLLLASLSDREKDKESKFYNKGILFGIGGTLLTLGGGVGQSLGFLGNGNPTLPFFVGGGILLCLGILSFSVLEQKNIQRYEKIQWKDASSVLSLSPLLLIPFLFHFTDRFTVGYFLSSMNMHLREDLGFNPGQVGSLFGTMFLLMSLLSIPSALLSRTWNSISLVWVGSTIYGFAQAATGFLDSYLSLSICMIACGIGAGIMYVPTMRLASSFSPASLNASVMTLFTGMGSLGFLLGPILSVRIQEEFLQAGWKKESLAYTGILFGSLEILLVICTLPFFSRILKREV from the coding sequence ATGCCCTGGTTTACTTTGGCATTCATTTTCTTTGCGATGCTTCCAGTCACCATCATAGTTCCTGTATATAAAGAAATTATAAAAGATAGATTGGGCGGAAACTCCTACGGAGTTGCTTGGTTCCAAAGTGCGGCTATGTTAGGTTCGTTCGTATTTTCCCCTTTTGCGGGGTGGCTCTCGGATCGTTTAGGAACTCGAAAGATTCTCATCGGGATCTTTTCCCTTTTGGATGCGATTTTTCTGGCACTTCTTCCTTACATGCCTGACCAGGCTTCATTATTCACTCTTCGCTTTTTAGAAGGCGGAGCTCACATATTCGTTATCGGCCTTCTCCTAGCGAGCCTTTCAGACAGAGAAAAGGATAAAGAATCAAAATTCTATAATAAAGGAATTTTGTTCGGAATCGGAGGAACTCTTCTTACTTTGGGAGGAGGTGTCGGTCAAAGTCTAGGTTTTTTAGGGAATGGAAATCCTACTCTCCCCTTCTTTGTAGGAGGAGGGATCTTACTTTGCCTAGGAATTCTTAGTTTTAGTGTATTAGAACAAAAGAATATACAGAGATACGAAAAAATCCAATGGAAGGATGCAAGCTCCGTCTTAAGTCTTTCCCCTCTTCTTCTCATTCCTTTTCTATTCCATTTTACGGATCGATTTACGGTCGGATACTTCCTTAGTTCAATGAATATGCATCTCAGAGAGGACCTTGGATTTAATCCCGGTCAAGTAGGAAGTCTCTTCGGAACAATGTTCCTTCTCATGAGCCTTCTTTCTATCCCTTCGGCTCTTCTCTCCCGAACTTGGAACTCTATCTCTCTCGTCTGGGTCGGCTCGACGATCTATGGGTTTGCGCAAGCCGCAACAGGATTTTTGGATTCTTATCTAAGTCTTTCTATTTGCATGATTGCCTGTGGGATCGGCGCAGGAATCATGTATGTTCCCACAATGAGACTTGCTTCTTCATTCTCACCGGCAAGTCTGAATGCAAGCGTTATGACTCTCTTTACAGGCATGGGTTCTCTTGGCTTTTTGCTCGGTCCGATTCTTTCCGTTCGAATCCAGGAAGAATTTCTACAAGCCGGATGGAAGAAGGAAAGTCTTGCTTATACAGGAATCCTTTTTGGAAGTCTTGAAATTTTATTAGTAATCTGCACCTTACCCTTCTTCTCTCGCATCCTTAAGAGAGAAGTTTGA
- a CDS encoding SMI1/KNR4 family protein, whose product MLKKLLQQLYELTWKTTGNTNELLNPGSQTISKKFPSQLQKLYSIADGQNEEFPSLFLYYSFMPFADAIRDKEMMDELAIQEKWDEMAEKEGLEDPWWDKDWYPFGLNSVGDLLVLDKKTGKVLEFIHDSPEREEQAESLETYLENLIQGLESEELYFDPELGIRDLKAEERTQLAIDASIEARRKNRWRIDWANINWKQFWFEVLTWERPEGFGFYGRIIQAFTFAVGVALIFLFKWLYAHFKG is encoded by the coding sequence ATGCTCAAGAAATTACTCCAACAGCTTTACGAACTCACTTGGAAGACAACAGGAAACACGAACGAATTACTCAATCCGGGATCGCAAACGATTTCTAAAAAATTTCCCTCACAGTTACAAAAACTATATTCCATAGCAGATGGGCAAAATGAGGAATTTCCGAGTTTATTTTTGTATTACTCCTTCATGCCTTTTGCAGATGCAATCCGAGACAAAGAGATGATGGATGAATTAGCAATCCAAGAAAAATGGGACGAGATGGCCGAAAAGGAAGGCCTGGAAGATCCTTGGTGGGACAAAGACTGGTATCCCTTCGGTCTCAATAGTGTTGGAGATCTCCTAGTTTTAGATAAGAAAACAGGAAAAGTATTAGAATTCATCCACGATTCTCCGGAACGAGAAGAACAAGCTGAATCCTTAGAGACCTATCTCGAGAACTTAATCCAAGGCTTAGAATCCGAAGAGTTATATTTCGATCCAGAACTCGGGATCCGCGATCTAAAAGCAGAAGAGCGTACGCAACTTGCAATCGATGCGTCCATCGAAGCTCGTAGAAAAAATCGCTGGAGAATCGACTGGGCAAATATCAATTGGAAGCAATTCTGGTTTGAAGTACTTACATGGGAAAGGCCTGAAGGTTTTGGCTTCTACGGGCGAATCATCCAAGCATTTACTTTTGCAGTTGGGGTTGCTCTAATCTTTTTATTCAAATGGCTATATGCTCATTTTAAGGGTTAA
- the der gene encoding ribosome biogenesis GTPase Der yields MSSKKRVPIVSIVGRQNVGKSTLFNALLKKKLAITEDYPGVTRDVLRARVLNPEKGLDFFLCDTPGLDIERPESMEEAVLENAFRQVAESDLVVFLLDFREVTNYDSRLIEKFRKDPELNSIPSLFCVNKVDHPEEEADLDSFYRMGLSEILPISAIGRRNLPLLLEKIAFLLPSAKRKIVQSETEEETKTSDEDFSLSIVGKPNAGKSSLLNALCGYDRAVVSDVAGTTRDSVDTTVTFEGKKIRIIDTAGIRKKSDKGEALEFYSYQRTKRAIQGSDIVIHLLDAQKGFGEFDKKIVSMLQEEGKPFLLAVNKWDTIENKDNQSFKDYKERLHSRLPLLREIQIVTLSAKEKQRIHKLMEMTLDLASRSKRKISTSELNQSLRAWMAEAGRSFSANRPPKMLYCTQVSISPFHLILFVNHVEYFKSNLLTFIKKKLTEKYNLQGIPIRLELRSDRK; encoded by the coding sequence ATGTCCTCAAAAAAACGAGTCCCAATTGTAAGCATCGTAGGGCGCCAGAACGTAGGAAAGTCCACGCTCTTTAATGCTCTTCTGAAAAAGAAATTAGCGATCACCGAAGATTATCCGGGAGTTACTCGAGACGTACTCCGGGCAAGAGTCTTGAATCCTGAGAAAGGTCTCGACTTCTTCTTATGTGATACTCCCGGTTTAGATATAGAAAGACCGGAAAGCATGGAAGAAGCAGTATTAGAAAATGCTTTTAGACAGGTTGCAGAGTCCGATCTGGTTGTCTTTCTATTGGATTTCAGAGAGGTCACGAATTACGATTCAAGGCTGATCGAAAAATTCAGAAAGGATCCTGAATTGAATTCTATTCCTTCTCTATTTTGTGTGAACAAGGTAGATCATCCTGAAGAAGAAGCGGATCTGGATTCCTTCTATAGAATGGGTCTTTCTGAAATACTTCCTATCTCGGCTATCGGACGAAGGAACCTTCCGCTTTTATTGGAGAAGATTGCATTCCTTCTTCCCAGCGCAAAGAGAAAGATCGTCCAGTCCGAAACGGAAGAAGAGACTAAGACTTCCGACGAGGATTTTAGTCTGTCCATTGTAGGAAAACCGAATGCAGGTAAATCAAGTTTATTGAATGCACTTTGCGGTTATGATAGAGCTGTGGTAAGTGATGTAGCTGGAACCACCAGGGATTCCGTAGATACTACGGTCACATTCGAAGGAAAAAAGATTCGGATCATCGATACCGCCGGGATCCGAAAGAAGTCGGACAAAGGCGAGGCCTTAGAATTCTATTCTTATCAAAGAACAAAAAGGGCAATCCAAGGCTCGGATATAGTCATTCATCTATTGGATGCACAAAAGGGTTTCGGAGAATTTGATAAGAAGATCGTGTCCATGCTCCAGGAAGAAGGAAAACCTTTCCTTCTCGCTGTGAATAAATGGGACACGATAGAGAATAAGGACAACCAATCGTTCAAGGATTACAAGGAACGTTTACATTCCAGACTTCCATTATTAAGAGAGATCCAAATCGTCACTTTGAGTGCCAAGGAAAAACAAAGGATCCATAAGCTGATGGAGATGACCTTGGACCTTGCCTCTAGATCCAAGAGAAAGATCTCGACTTCCGAATTAAATCAGTCTTTGAGAGCCTGGATGGCGGAGGCAGGAAGGTCCTTCTCTGCGAATCGCCCTCCTAAGATGTTGTATTGCACTCAAGTGTCCATTTCTCCATTTCACCTGATTCTGTTTGTGAACCATGTGGAATATTTCAAATCGAATCTATTGACCTTTATTAAGAAAAAGTTAACTGAAAAATACAATCTGCAAGGGATCCCCATTCGTTTGGAATTGAGGTCGGATCGAAAATGA
- a CDS encoding EAL domain-containing protein, with protein MQVQAIETEIIPFFQPILSVEDGGIFAHEVLARKKTEAGFESAGALFSSESELSDEELGFLEERIWKKALEKLKSSPDSSRLFLNISPNRLYRELENERIDSFRLLRLTREYDIDPNRIILEVTEEEFSGSLDSLRIAVDLLRAYGFKIALDDLGSEASGIERVGLLRPDFLKMDLRLIRASSRSPSVRKVMEHIRDLAFSLGASVLYEGVETQEELYFALEGGARFLQGFLLLKPGPELANGKEPSLSIKEMVRFFHEKKMEQMKRELAFERRVRVTLKEFLDPFPILKIANRYLVDAYTVFRSSKEIHRVYITDSKGTQLSPYYMRTGEDSFRETSHGIGKNWSYLPYFYKQLQDSMRRPEDWGMSDRYFDRDAVKDLIVFSKEIEQGAYVFLDVTAPGLH; from the coding sequence ATGCAAGTTCAGGCGATTGAAACCGAGATAATCCCCTTTTTTCAGCCAATCCTTTCTGTGGAGGATGGTGGAATCTTCGCCCATGAGGTCCTCGCTCGCAAAAAGACAGAAGCTGGATTCGAATCCGCAGGCGCACTCTTTTCTTCCGAATCTGAACTTTCGGACGAAGAGCTTGGATTTTTAGAAGAAAGGATTTGGAAGAAAGCATTAGAAAAATTGAAATCTTCTCCGGATTCCTCCAGGCTTTTTCTGAATATTTCCCCCAATCGATTGTATAGAGAATTAGAAAATGAAAGAATAGATTCTTTTCGCCTTCTTCGCTTAACAAGAGAATACGATATTGATCCGAACCGGATCATCTTAGAAGTTACGGAAGAGGAATTTTCAGGCAGCTTGGATTCTCTTCGTATTGCTGTAGACTTACTTAGAGCATACGGTTTCAAGATCGCGTTAGATGATCTTGGATCCGAGGCTTCTGGGATAGAAAGAGTCGGACTCCTTAGACCTGACTTTCTCAAAATGGATCTTAGATTAATTCGGGCCTCATCTCGTTCTCCTTCCGTGAGAAAGGTAATGGAACATATTAGAGATCTTGCATTTTCTTTAGGAGCCTCTGTTCTTTACGAAGGAGTAGAAACCCAGGAAGAGTTATATTTTGCTTTGGAAGGAGGTGCAAGATTCCTACAAGGCTTCCTGCTATTGAAACCTGGACCAGAATTAGCAAATGGAAAGGAGCCTTCTCTTTCTATCAAGGAGATGGTTCGGTTCTTTCATGAAAAGAAGATGGAGCAGATGAAACGTGAGCTTGCTTTTGAAAGAAGGGTACGAGTCACTCTTAAGGAATTCCTGGATCCCTTTCCTATATTGAAAATCGCAAACCGATACTTGGTGGATGCATATACAGTATTCAGATCATCTAAGGAAATACACAGAGTATACATAACGGATTCTAAAGGCACCCAACTTTCTCCTTACTATATGAGAACGGGAGAAGATTCTTTTAGAGAAACGAGTCATGGCATCGGCAAGAATTGGTCTTATCTTCCTTACTTTTATAAACAGCTTCAGGATTCCATGAGAAGGCCGGAGGATTGGGGAATGAGCGATCGTTATTTCGATCGGGATGCGGTCAAAGATCTGATCGTATTCAGCAAAGAGATAGAGCAAGGCGCTTATGTATTTTTAGACGTGACCGCACCGGGCCTGCATTAA
- a CDS encoding heme oxygenase (biliverdin-producing), protein MSLAQLLREGTSESHTAAENSAFTRCFIKGVLEPKSYSKHLEAFYFVYSTMESELEKKKDHPILRRIHFPELYRKNQIEKDFTHFFLPEHSPKPSQATEAYVNHIIEIANSSPELLVAHSYVRYLGDLSGGQILKRVAAKALGIEGTNGLDFYEFPEISSPKDFKDRYRKALDDLPLSEEEKQNIVNEANRVFQLNQAIFDELEDTLISSIGREKFEEVLASPARH, encoded by the coding sequence GTGAGCCTTGCCCAATTATTAAGAGAGGGAACTTCAGAATCCCATACAGCCGCTGAGAATTCCGCTTTTACTCGTTGCTTCATAAAAGGGGTTCTAGAGCCTAAAAGCTATTCCAAACACTTAGAAGCCTTTTATTTCGTTTATTCTACAATGGAAAGCGAACTTGAGAAAAAGAAGGACCATCCAATCTTACGCAGGATCCACTTTCCGGAGCTATATAGAAAGAATCAGATCGAAAAAGATTTCACTCACTTTTTTTTACCCGAACATTCACCAAAGCCGAGCCAAGCAACGGAAGCATACGTTAATCATATTATAGAAATCGCAAATTCCTCTCCTGAGCTTTTGGTGGCTCACAGTTATGTTCGATATTTAGGGGATCTTTCCGGGGGACAAATCCTAAAAAGGGTCGCAGCAAAAGCACTTGGCATTGAAGGAACCAATGGACTCGATTTTTATGAATTTCCCGAGATCTCCAGTCCTAAAGACTTCAAGGATAGATACAGAAAGGCGCTGGATGATCTTCCTCTTTCGGAAGAAGAAAAACAAAACATAGTAAACGAGGCAAATAGAGTCTTTCAACTGAACCAAGCCATATTTGATGAGTTAGAAGATACCCTAATCTCTTCTATTGGTAGAGAAAAATTCGAAGAAGTTTTAGCAAGTCCTGCAAGGCATTGA